A window from Actinomycetospora corticicola encodes these proteins:
- a CDS encoding SNF2-related protein, whose product MARGGQPTRARRGAGGNDRRRGRRGADDVMSVLQRAVREVKTALGNERVTPSVRTKFQAVALMLRDERARVRADESLGETRRGEQLKRLDDVATSLAMSAVRDSRLMALLSEDAVVSDEARALERDMLRKAGVEVEPEPEPEPEEEPVAPVRSGVVPQSVISRQLANPFMEPDYSIERPSAPRPSRLASWELLEPLLRSFERAGAGAPACMDLPEPGSLRTRGGQDLMPHQGEVVEAVAEGHRTFLLADEPGLGKTAQALLAAEAAEAYPLLVVVPNVVKTNWVREAGLWCPRRGVTAVHGNGDSVDGFADIVVVNYDVLDRHVGWLGDFGFRGMVVDEAHFIKNKGSQRSQHVLTLSEKIRSFAGRPLLMALTGTPLINDIEDFLAIWEFLGWIDDKKPLGDLMDSLTETGLTPADRGFYPEARQAVVDMGIVRRRKVDVAADIPERLIADLPVELDGPTGRSIRAAERDLAARMMSRYDEALATRRQDREVEGIDHDLVRLVATWEQKDAENSPNGDNVFSMMRRIGQAKASLAADYAAQLARSAGKVVFFAKHVDVMDEAQATFDKQGVRWSAIRGDQSRTARQKNIDAFVEDPEVQVIVCSLTAAGVGINLQVASNIVLAELPWTAAEQTQAIDRCHRIGQAMPVTAWRILAAQTIDARIAELIDDKAGLAAVALDGSDEEIASADAQHATLVALLTSALESRTPALS is encoded by the coding sequence GTGGCTCGAGGAGGCCAGCCCACGCGGGCTCGCCGGGGCGCCGGCGGCAACGACCGGCGCCGTGGTCGCCGGGGCGCCGACGACGTGATGTCGGTGCTCCAGCGCGCCGTGCGCGAGGTCAAGACCGCGCTGGGCAACGAACGCGTGACGCCGTCGGTGCGCACCAAGTTCCAGGCGGTCGCGCTGATGCTGCGCGACGAGCGCGCGCGGGTCCGGGCCGACGAGTCCCTCGGGGAGACCAGGCGCGGCGAGCAGCTGAAGCGGCTCGACGACGTCGCCACCTCGCTCGCGATGAGCGCCGTCCGCGACTCCCGGCTCATGGCGCTGCTCTCCGAGGACGCCGTCGTCTCCGACGAGGCCCGCGCCCTCGAGCGCGACATGCTGCGCAAGGCCGGCGTCGAGGTGGAGCCCGAACCGGAGCCCGAGCCCGAGGAGGAGCCGGTCGCCCCGGTGCGCTCCGGGGTCGTGCCGCAGTCGGTCATCTCGCGCCAGCTGGCCAACCCCTTCATGGAGCCCGACTACTCGATCGAGCGCCCGAGCGCCCCGCGCCCGTCCCGGCTCGCGAGCTGGGAGCTCCTCGAGCCGCTGCTGCGCTCCTTCGAGCGCGCCGGCGCCGGCGCCCCGGCCTGCATGGACCTCCCCGAGCCCGGCTCGCTGCGCACCCGCGGCGGCCAGGACCTCATGCCCCATCAGGGCGAGGTCGTCGAGGCCGTCGCCGAGGGCCACCGCACCTTCCTGCTCGCCGACGAGCCCGGGCTCGGCAAGACCGCCCAGGCGTTGCTCGCCGCCGAGGCCGCCGAGGCGTACCCGCTGCTCGTCGTCGTCCCGAACGTCGTCAAGACCAACTGGGTGCGCGAGGCCGGCCTCTGGTGCCCGCGCCGCGGCGTCACCGCGGTGCACGGGAACGGCGACTCGGTCGACGGCTTCGCCGACATCGTCGTGGTCAACTACGACGTCCTCGACCGGCACGTCGGCTGGCTCGGCGACTTCGGGTTCCGCGGGATGGTCGTCGACGAGGCGCACTTCATCAAGAACAAGGGCTCGCAGCGCTCGCAGCACGTGCTGACGCTGTCGGAGAAGATCCGCTCGTTCGCCGGGCGACCGCTGCTCATGGCCCTCACCGGCACGCCCCTGATCAACGACATCGAGGACTTCCTCGCGATCTGGGAGTTCCTCGGCTGGATCGACGACAAGAAGCCCCTCGGCGACCTCATGGACTCCCTGACCGAGACCGGCCTGACGCCGGCCGACCGGGGCTTCTACCCCGAGGCGCGGCAGGCCGTGGTCGACATGGGGATCGTCCGGCGCCGCAAGGTCGACGTGGCCGCCGACATCCCGGAGCGGCTGATCGCCGACCTCCCGGTCGAGCTCGACGGCCCGACGGGACGGTCCATCCGCGCCGCGGAGCGCGACCTCGCCGCGCGGATGATGTCGCGGTACGACGAGGCCCTCGCGACCCGCCGTCAGGACCGCGAGGTCGAGGGCATCGACCACGACCTGGTCCGCCTCGTCGCGACGTGGGAGCAGAAGGACGCCGAGAACTCCCCCAACGGCGACAACGTGTTCAGCATGATGCGCCGCATCGGGCAGGCGAAGGCGTCGCTGGCCGCCGACTACGCCGCGCAGCTCGCCCGCAGCGCCGGCAAGGTCGTCTTCTTCGCCAAGCACGTCGACGTCATGGACGAGGCGCAGGCGACCTTCGACAAGCAGGGCGTGCGGTGGTCGGCGATCCGGGGCGACCAGTCCCGCACCGCCCGGCAGAAGAACATCGACGCGTTCGTCGAGGACCCCGAGGTCCAGGTCATCGTCTGCTCCCTGACGGCGGCCGGGGTCGGCATCAACCTGCAGGTCGCGTCGAACATCGTGCTCGCCGAGCTCCCCTGGACCGCCGCCGAGCAGACCCAGGCGATCGACCGGTGCCACCGCATCGGCCAGGCGATGCCGGTCACCGCGTGGCGCATCCTCGCGGCGCAGACGATCGACGCCCGGATCGCCGAGCTGATCGACGACAAGGCCGGGCTCGCCGCCGTGGCCCTGGACGGGTCGGACGAGGAGATCGCGTCGGCGGACGCCCAGCACGCGACGTTGGTCGCACTGCTCACCAGCGCGCTGGAGTCGCGGACGCCCGCCCTGTCCTGA
- a CDS encoding AMP-binding protein, producing the protein MNLAQNLVDTADRSPDGIALRAGGEEIDYASFLASARAVGGALLELGVQPGDRVGLVSSNVPAFPIGFYGALLVGAGVVPMNPMLTQREVSYYLEDSGASVVIALDEVAQAARGAAEAAGLKVLELPAAGPADGQLDGEPVTDPVERGDEDLAVILYTSGTTGQPKGAMLTHHNLDTNCRTTVEALIRTTPDDVIMGCLPLFHVFGLTCGLNAAVASGASLALIPRFDPKAVLEIIEQQKVTVFEGVPTMYGALLDTDAQADTSSLRTCISGGAALPVELLHSFEKKFEATILEGYGLSETSPVASFNQPDQDRKAGSIGLPVPGMELRLVDDNGEDVPAGEVGEIAIRGEGVMAGYFGREEATAESIPDGWFRSGDLAKVDEDGYFFIVDRKKQLIIRGGYNVYPREIEEVLYQYPSVAEVAVVGLKHSRLGEEVGAAISVRGDAEIDVEEVKAYAKEQLAAYKYPRHVWVVDALPKGPTGKILHREVEPPSDLEVE; encoded by the coding sequence GTGAACCTCGCACAGAACCTGGTCGACACGGCGGACAGGTCTCCGGACGGGATCGCGCTCCGGGCCGGCGGGGAGGAGATCGACTACGCCTCCTTCCTCGCGTCCGCGCGGGCGGTCGGCGGCGCCCTGCTCGAGCTCGGCGTGCAACCGGGGGACCGGGTGGGCCTGGTCTCCTCGAACGTCCCGGCCTTCCCGATCGGCTTCTACGGCGCGCTGCTCGTCGGGGCGGGCGTGGTCCCGATGAACCCGATGCTCACCCAGCGGGAGGTGAGCTACTACCTGGAGGACTCCGGCGCGAGCGTGGTCATCGCCCTCGACGAGGTGGCGCAGGCCGCCCGCGGCGCGGCCGAGGCCGCCGGGCTGAAGGTGCTCGAGCTCCCCGCCGCCGGGCCCGCCGACGGGCAGCTCGACGGCGAGCCGGTCACCGACCCGGTCGAGCGGGGCGACGAGGACCTCGCGGTCATCCTCTACACCTCGGGCACCACCGGGCAGCCCAAGGGCGCGATGCTGACCCACCACAACCTCGACACCAACTGCCGGACCACGGTCGAGGCGCTCATCCGGACGACGCCCGACGACGTCATCATGGGCTGCCTCCCGCTCTTCCACGTCTTCGGCCTGACCTGCGGGCTCAACGCCGCGGTGGCGTCCGGGGCGTCGCTGGCGCTCATCCCGCGCTTCGACCCGAAGGCGGTCCTGGAGATCATCGAGCAGCAGAAGGTGACGGTCTTCGAGGGCGTCCCCACCATGTACGGCGCGCTGCTGGACACCGACGCGCAGGCCGACACCAGCAGCCTGCGGACCTGCATCTCCGGGGGCGCCGCCCTGCCGGTCGAGCTGCTGCACTCGTTCGAGAAGAAGTTCGAGGCCACGATCCTCGAGGGCTACGGCCTGTCCGAGACCTCGCCGGTCGCCTCGTTCAACCAGCCCGACCAGGACCGCAAGGCCGGCTCGATCGGCCTCCCCGTGCCGGGCATGGAGCTGCGACTCGTCGACGACAACGGCGAGGACGTCCCGGCCGGCGAGGTCGGCGAGATCGCCATCCGCGGCGAGGGCGTGATGGCCGGGTACTTCGGCCGCGAGGAGGCCACCGCCGAGTCGATCCCCGACGGCTGGTTCCGCTCCGGCGACCTCGCGAAGGTCGACGAGGACGGCTACTTCTTCATCGTCGACCGCAAGAAGCAGCTCATCATCCGCGGCGGCTACAACGTCTACCCGCGGGAGATCGAGGAGGTGCTCTACCAGTACCCCTCGGTCGCCGAGGTCGCCGTGGTCGGGCTCAAGCACTCCCGCCTCGGCGAGGAGGTCGGCGCGGCGATCTCGGTCCGCGGCGACGCCGAGATCGACGTCGAGGAGGTCAAGGCCTACGCGAAGGAGCAGCTCGCGGCCTACAAGTACCCCCGCCACGTCTGGGTCGTCGACGCACTGCCGAAGGGCCCGACCGGCAAGATCCTGCACCGCGAGGTCGAGCCGCCGTCGGACCTCGAGGTGGAGTGA
- a CDS encoding ribonuclease H family protein produces the protein MTAKYATTCGVCAASVSPGEQIAKAGQRWAHVACADGADQAAPSSGTTKRTTAKAAKPARADMPAAEGALEVWTDGACSGNPGPGGWAWATKDGRQASGGESPTTNQRMEIRAALEAVRALEGPLVVVSDSTYVVNCFRDGWWKGWIARGWVTSAKKPVVSRDLWEPLITLVTERGDISFRWVKGHSGDEMNDLVDRLAVEQSKALA, from the coding sequence ATGACCGCGAAGTACGCGACCACGTGCGGGGTGTGCGCCGCCTCCGTCTCCCCCGGCGAGCAGATCGCGAAGGCCGGTCAGCGGTGGGCGCACGTGGCCTGCGCCGACGGCGCGGACCAGGCGGCCCCGTCGTCGGGAACGACGAAGCGCACGACGGCGAAGGCCGCGAAGCCGGCCCGCGCGGACATGCCCGCCGCCGAGGGCGCCCTCGAGGTGTGGACCGACGGGGCGTGCTCGGGCAACCCCGGGCCCGGTGGCTGGGCGTGGGCGACGAAGGACGGCCGGCAGGCGAGCGGTGGTGAGTCCCCGACCACCAACCAGCGCATGGAGATCCGCGCGGCGCTCGAGGCCGTGCGGGCGCTCGAGGGGCCGCTGGTGGTGGTCAGCGACTCGACCTACGTCGTGAACTGCTTCCGCGACGGCTGGTGGAAGGGCTGGATCGCCCGGGGCTGGGTGACGAGCGCGAAGAAGCCCGTGGTCAGCCGGGACCTGTGGGAACCGCTGATCACCCTGGTCACCGAGCGCGGCGACATCTCCTTCCGCTGGGTGAAGGGCCACTCCGGGGACGAGATGAACGACCTGGTCGACCGGCTCGCCGTCGAGCAGTCGAAGGCCCTCGCGTAA
- a CDS encoding pseudouridine-5'-phosphate glycosidase, with protein MPITPGVAVSDEVREAVVAHRPVVALETTIITHGLPRPRNVTAARDAEELLRDAGVVPATVGVIEGRPTVGLSTDEIDRLGAADDVHKVGTRDLPVAMAQGWSGGTTVSATALLAHRAGVGVFATGGLGGVHRGAAETFDESADLVALAGLPILVVSAGVKSILDVGATLERLETLQVTVLGYRTTTFPGFYVRDSGFGIADRVETPAEVAAVVRARDALGLHSAVLLANPVDGADELDDALHRAVLEGALADAEAQGVRGKDTTPHLLDHLHRASEGRSLEVNLALYRANVALGGAVARELSALHDGGQVGQ; from the coding sequence ATGCCGATCACCCCGGGCGTGGCCGTGTCCGACGAGGTCCGGGAGGCGGTCGTGGCCCACCGCCCCGTCGTCGCGCTGGAGACGACGATCATCACCCACGGCCTGCCGCGGCCGCGCAACGTGACGGCCGCGCGGGACGCCGAGGAGCTGCTCCGCGACGCGGGGGTGGTCCCGGCGACCGTCGGGGTCATCGAGGGGCGCCCGACGGTCGGGCTGTCGACCGACGAGATCGACCGGCTCGGGGCCGCCGACGACGTGCACAAGGTCGGCACCCGGGACCTGCCGGTCGCGATGGCGCAGGGCTGGTCGGGCGGGACCACGGTGTCGGCGACGGCGCTGCTCGCGCACCGGGCCGGGGTCGGGGTGTTCGCCACGGGCGGGCTCGGCGGCGTGCACCGGGGCGCCGCCGAGACGTTCGACGAGTCGGCGGACCTCGTCGCGCTCGCCGGGCTGCCGATCCTCGTGGTGTCGGCCGGTGTGAAGTCGATCCTCGACGTCGGGGCGACGCTGGAACGGCTGGAGACGCTGCAGGTCACCGTGCTGGGCTACCGGACGACGACGTTCCCGGGGTTCTACGTGCGCGACTCGGGCTTCGGGATCGCCGACCGCGTCGAGACGCCCGCCGAGGTCGCCGCGGTCGTCCGGGCGCGCGACGCCCTCGGCCTGCACTCGGCGGTGCTGCTGGCCAACCCGGTGGACGGGGCCGACGAGCTCGACGACGCGCTGCACCGTGCGGTGCTCGAGGGCGCCCTCGCCGACGCGGAGGCACAGGGTGTGCGCGGGAAGGACACGACGCCGCACCTGCTCGACCACCTGCACCGCGCCAGCGAGGGCCGCAGTCTCGAGGTCAACCTCGCGCTGTACCGGGCCAACGTGGCCCTCGGGGGAGCGGTGGCGCGGGAGCTGTCAGCCCTCCACGACGGCGGCCAGGTGGGCCAGTGA
- a CDS encoding sugar porter family MFS transporter, with protein MATRQRGRTAAIWFFGALGGILWGFDTGVISGALLYIPDDIPLSPLLQGLVVSGLLVGAMLGAGLSGRLADSLGRRRLIFAGGVVFVIGTLGAALALNAAMLIGFRFVMGIGVGIISVVVPMYLSELAPKEIRGRLTSLMQLLVTIGIFLAYVTDFAFSDIHGWRWMIGIGVVPAVLLAVGIYTQPESPRWLVANKPGGEADARAVLTRLRGSEEAADAELAEIHASVGDESGTDDLGPKALLRPRLRPIFVVGMLLVFFQNFVGINTIIYYAPTLLTNVGFGASGAILANVGIGAVNMVMTIPGMFLIDRAGRRPLLLFGALGMCAAMILLTVTNLVGLTQGPLLLTLTLVGIIVYIASFSISWGPVQWVALPELFPLRVRAAGVSICVTFNWLFNMAVALAFPSLLDTFGAGWNFLFFAVMTFLAFVFVQRLLPETKGRSLEEIERSLTGEPAPVAQA; from the coding sequence ATGGCGACTCGGCAGCGCGGTCGGACCGCCGCGATCTGGTTCTTCGGGGCCCTCGGCGGCATCCTCTGGGGCTTCGACACCGGCGTGATCTCGGGGGCGCTGCTCTACATCCCCGACGACATCCCGCTCTCGCCGCTGCTGCAGGGCCTCGTCGTCTCCGGCCTGCTCGTGGGCGCGATGCTCGGCGCCGGCCTCTCGGGGCGGCTCGCGGACAGCCTCGGACGGCGGCGGCTGATCTTCGCCGGCGGCGTGGTGTTCGTGATCGGCACGCTCGGGGCGGCGCTCGCGCTGAACGCGGCGATGCTCATCGGGTTCCGGTTCGTGATGGGGATCGGCGTCGGGATCATCTCCGTCGTCGTCCCGATGTACCTCTCCGAACTGGCGCCGAAGGAGATCCGCGGGCGCCTGACCTCGCTGATGCAGCTGCTCGTGACCATCGGCATCTTCCTGGCCTACGTCACCGACTTCGCGTTCTCCGACATCCACGGCTGGCGTTGGATGATCGGCATCGGCGTGGTCCCCGCCGTGCTGCTCGCGGTCGGCATCTACACCCAGCCCGAGAGCCCGCGCTGGTTGGTGGCGAACAAGCCCGGCGGCGAGGCCGACGCCCGCGCCGTGCTCACGCGGCTGCGCGGCAGCGAGGAGGCCGCCGACGCCGAACTCGCGGAGATCCACGCGTCGGTGGGCGACGAGTCCGGCACCGACGACCTCGGCCCGAAGGCCCTGCTCCGGCCCCGGCTGCGGCCGATCTTCGTCGTCGGGATGCTGCTCGTGTTCTTCCAGAACTTCGTCGGGATCAACACGATCATCTACTACGCCCCGACGCTGCTGACGAACGTCGGGTTCGGGGCCTCGGGCGCCATTCTCGCGAACGTCGGGATCGGCGCGGTGAACATGGTGATGACCATTCCCGGGATGTTCCTCATCGACCGCGCCGGCCGCCGGCCGCTGCTGTTGTTCGGGGCGCTCGGGATGTGCGCGGCGATGATCCTGCTGACGGTCACCAACCTCGTCGGGCTCACGCAGGGGCCGCTGCTGCTCACGCTCACCCTCGTCGGGATCATCGTCTACATCGCGTCGTTCTCGATCTCGTGGGGCCCGGTGCAGTGGGTGGCGCTGCCGGAACTGTTCCCGCTGCGCGTCCGGGCCGCCGGCGTGAGCATCTGCGTGACGTTCAACTGGCTGTTCAACATGGCGGTCGCGCTCGCGTTCCCCTCGCTGCTCGACACCTTCGGGGCCGGCTGGAACTTCCTGTTCTTCGCCGTCATGACGTTCCTGGCGTTCGTCTTCGTCCAGCGCCTGCTGCCCGAGACCAAGGGCCGCAGCCTCGAGGAGATCGAGCGGTCGCTCACGGGGGAGCCGGCGCCCGTCGCGCAGGCGTAG
- a CDS encoding YchJ family metal-binding protein, whose translation MSARRCPCGSSETFEACCGRYLGPDGAAPPTAEALMRSRYTAFVHHDVEHLLRTWHPRTRPATLELEPDTRWRGLEIVDRVAGGLFDTEGVVEFRAHHQDGAQHERSRFTRVDGRWVYLDGSVPR comes from the coding sequence GTGTCCGCCCGCCGGTGTCCCTGTGGATCGTCCGAGACGTTCGAGGCGTGCTGCGGGCGCTACCTCGGACCCGACGGGGCGGCCCCGCCGACGGCGGAGGCCCTGATGCGGTCGCGCTACACCGCGTTCGTGCACCACGACGTCGAGCACCTGCTGCGCACGTGGCACCCGAGGACCCGGCCCGCCACGCTCGAGCTCGAGCCCGACACCCGGTGGCGGGGCCTGGAGATCGTCGACCGCGTCGCGGGCGGGCTGTTCGACACCGAGGGCGTCGTCGAGTTCCGCGCCCACCACCAGGACGGCGCCCAGCACGAACGGAGCCGGTTCACGCGCGTCGACGGACGGTGGGTGTACCTCGACGGGTCCGTCCCGCGCTGA
- a CDS encoding acyl-CoA dehydrogenase family protein, producing the protein MTATVPPETTSDAELDERFAPVFARIAEGALQREHDRSLAFDEVAALKEVRFGALRVPVEYGGYGASVRQQFRQLVALAAAESNLPQALRVHWWFVEEQLLDQPGPDRERWLRAVADGRLVGNAISEPGVGAIDRYRTTLTPDGDGFRLNGTKYYSTGSLYSDHIIVAADRDGERLAVLVDADAEGITQHDDWDGFGQRLTASGTTEFSNVFVPGDRVLGPGYGTPGRTYGTSYLQLVQLAVLAGIAQRATDDVSEWVRHRTRSYTHAVADLPKDDPLVQQVIGRLSSAAYASRTIVLEIADQLDHILVGHDDDADLLDRVEFDVARAQAAVIPTVLDATTQLFEVGGASITSEALRFDRHWRNARTISTHNPLIQKLRTVGDHVLNGAELPYAWSAGKR; encoded by the coding sequence ATGACCGCGACCGTCCCGCCCGAGACGACCTCGGACGCGGAGCTCGACGAACGCTTCGCGCCCGTGTTCGCCCGCATCGCCGAGGGCGCGCTGCAGCGCGAGCACGACCGGTCGCTGGCCTTCGACGAGGTGGCCGCCCTCAAGGAGGTGCGGTTCGGCGCCCTGCGCGTCCCCGTCGAGTACGGCGGCTACGGCGCCTCGGTGCGCCAGCAGTTCCGGCAGCTCGTGGCGCTGGCGGCCGCCGAGTCCAACCTCCCCCAGGCCCTGCGCGTGCACTGGTGGTTCGTCGAGGAGCAGCTGCTCGACCAGCCGGGCCCCGACCGCGAGCGGTGGCTGCGCGCCGTGGCCGACGGCCGCCTCGTCGGGAACGCCATCTCCGAGCCCGGGGTCGGCGCGATCGACCGCTACCGGACGACGCTGACGCCGGACGGGGACGGCTTCCGCCTGAACGGCACGAAGTACTACAGCACGGGCAGCCTCTACTCCGACCACATCATCGTGGCGGCCGACCGGGACGGCGAGCGGCTCGCGGTCCTCGTGGACGCCGACGCCGAGGGCATCACCCAGCACGACGACTGGGACGGGTTCGGCCAGCGCCTCACCGCGAGCGGCACCACCGAGTTCAGCAACGTGTTCGTACCCGGGGACCGGGTGCTCGGACCGGGCTACGGGACGCCGGGGCGGACCTACGGCACCTCCTACCTGCAGCTCGTCCAGCTCGCGGTCCTCGCCGGGATCGCGCAGCGGGCCACCGACGACGTGTCCGAGTGGGTCCGCCACCGCACCCGCTCGTACACCCACGCGGTGGCCGACCTGCCGAAGGACGACCCGCTGGTGCAGCAGGTGATCGGCCGCCTGTCGTCGGCCGCCTACGCCTCCCGGACGATCGTCCTCGAGATCGCCGACCAGCTCGACCACATCCTGGTGGGCCACGACGACGACGCCGACCTGCTCGACCGCGTCGAGTTCGACGTCGCGCGCGCCCAGGCCGCGGTGATCCCGACGGTGCTCGACGCCACCACACAGCTCTTCGAGGTCGGCGGCGCGTCGATCACCTCCGAGGCCCTGCGCTTCGACCGGCACTGGCGCAATGCGCGCACCATCTCGACCCACAACCCGCTGATCCAGAAGCTCCGGACCGTCGGCGACCACGTGCTCAACGGCGCGGAGCTGCCCTACGCCTGGAGCGCCGGCAAGCGCTGA
- a CDS encoding putative leader peptide, whose protein sequence is MIAAVLLTTRGHIDLARVASALCRG, encoded by the coding sequence ATGATCGCGGCGGTGCTGCTGACCACGCGGGGTCACATCGACCTCGCGCGGGTCGCCTCCGCGCTGTGTCGCGGCTGA
- a CDS encoding SRPBCC domain-containing protein has product MARTDHAARVVAAAPAAVRAALLDPDALTSWLPPEGMRGRIQRWDPRPGGGFRMELTYLDATDAPGKSTAGTDVVDVAFGALTDDRVVWRTEFVADDPAFAGVMTMTWSWSAGPTGTEVVVTATDVPPGIGPDVHEEAMASSLAHLAAVVEG; this is encoded by the coding sequence ATGGCCCGGACCGACCACGCCGCGCGGGTGGTCGCGGCCGCCCCCGCCGCCGTGCGCGCCGCCCTCCTCGACCCCGACGCACTGACGTCCTGGCTCCCGCCGGAGGGCATGCGCGGACGGATCCAGCGGTGGGACCCGCGGCCGGGCGGCGGGTTCCGGATGGAGCTGACCTACCTCGACGCCACGGACGCGCCCGGGAAGTCGACCGCCGGCACCGACGTCGTGGACGTCGCGTTCGGGGCCCTCACCGACGACCGCGTCGTCTGGCGGACGGAGTTCGTCGCCGACGACCCGGCCTTCGCGGGCGTCATGACGATGACGTGGTCGTGGTCGGCGGGGCCGACCGGCACCGAGGTGGTCGTCACCGCCACCGACGTCCCGCCCGGGATCGGGCCGGACGTGCACGAGGAGGCCATGGCGTCCTCACTGGCCCACCTGGCCGCCGTCGTGGAGGGCTGA